From Methylobacterium radiodurans, a single genomic window includes:
- the map gene encoding type I methionyl aminopeptidase, with translation MTVTSEDELTALKAIGRIVAEALEAMGKAIEPGMTTRELDGVGRAFLEAAGARPAPEMAYGFPGATCISVNEEIAHGIPGERRIAPGDLVNIDVSAEMGGYFSDTGASFAVPPVTRAVERLCRDGRRAMWAGLRQVGAGKPLAGIGQAVGAFARKNGYTLVRNLASHGVGLSLHEEPKEIATWPDASERRIMREGLVFTVEPFLSLGADFAEDGGDPWTLYSRPRAPTVQYEHTVVATRNGPLVLTVAGV, from the coding sequence ATGACGGTGACGAGCGAGGATGAACTGACGGCGCTGAAGGCGATCGGGCGCATCGTCGCCGAGGCGCTGGAGGCGATGGGCAAGGCGATCGAGCCCGGCATGACGACGCGCGAACTCGACGGGGTCGGTCGGGCGTTCCTGGAGGCCGCCGGGGCGCGGCCGGCCCCGGAGATGGCCTACGGCTTTCCGGGGGCGACCTGCATCAGCGTCAACGAGGAGATCGCGCACGGCATCCCGGGCGAGCGCCGGATCGCGCCCGGCGACCTCGTCAACATCGACGTCTCGGCGGAGATGGGCGGCTACTTCTCCGACACGGGAGCGTCCTTCGCCGTGCCGCCCGTGACCCGCGCGGTCGAGCGGCTCTGCCGGGACGGGCGCCGGGCGATGTGGGCGGGCCTGCGCCAAGTCGGGGCCGGCAAGCCGCTGGCGGGCATCGGGCAGGCCGTCGGCGCCTTCGCGCGCAAGAACGGCTACACCCTCGTGCGCAACCTCGCGAGCCACGGTGTCGGCCTGTCGCTGCACGAGGAGCCGAAGGAGATCGCGACCTGGCCCGACGCCTCGGAGCGGCGGATCATGCGGGAGGGGCTGGTCTTCACCGTCGAGCCCTTCCTGTCCCTCGGCGCGGACTTCGCCGAGGATGGCGGCGACCCCTGGACCCTCTACAGCCGGCCGCGGGCCCCGACGGTCCAGTACGAGCACACGGTCGTCGCCACCCGCAACGGGCCGCTGGTCCTCACCGTGGCGGGGGTGTAG
- a CDS encoding LysR family transcriptional regulator: MRLPDFEAWAVFARVAEAGSLSRAAEDLGLSKATVSKAVSRLEARIGARLFNRTSRKLALTEAGRAAREDAARILAAGETAEARAIAGAAVPQGLVRLAAPMSFGVLHVAPRLPDFLAEHPQVSVDLHLSDQQVDLVGGGFDIGLRIAALADSSLRARRLCPVHRSLVAAPAYLDRHGRPEHPDDLARHACLGYAYLPSPDRWRFRDGAGVEVSVVPAGPLRANNADALAPALRAGLGLAVQPDFMIWDDLRSGRLERVLPGWAAPPIALHLVTPPGDPRPARVAALMGFLQRTLAAAPWARE, from the coding sequence ATGCGCCTTCCCGATTTCGAGGCCTGGGCCGTCTTCGCCCGCGTGGCTGAAGCCGGCTCCCTCAGCCGCGCCGCCGAGGATCTCGGTTTGTCGAAGGCGACCGTCTCCAAGGCGGTGAGCCGGCTGGAGGCGCGGATCGGCGCGCGCCTGTTCAACCGCACCTCACGCAAGCTCGCGCTCACCGAGGCGGGCCGGGCGGCGCGCGAGGACGCCGCCCGGATCCTCGCCGCGGGCGAGACCGCGGAGGCTCGGGCCATCGCGGGCGCCGCGGTGCCCCAGGGCCTGGTGCGGCTCGCCGCGCCGATGTCCTTCGGTGTGCTGCACGTGGCGCCCCGGCTGCCGGACTTCCTGGCCGAGCACCCGCAGGTGTCCGTCGATCTCCACCTCTCCGATCAGCAGGTCGATCTGGTGGGCGGGGGCTTCGACATCGGGTTGCGCATCGCGGCGCTGGCGGATTCGTCGCTGCGCGCCCGCCGGCTCTGCCCGGTCCACCGCTCGCTCGTCGCCGCGCCCGCCTATCTCGACCGCCACGGCCGGCCGGAGCACCCGGACGACCTCGCCCGGCACGCCTGCCTCGGCTACGCCTACCTGCCGAGCCCGGACCGCTGGCGCTTCCGCGACGGGGCGGGGGTGGAGGTCAGCGTCGTGCCGGCGGGTCCCTTGCGGGCGAACAACGCCGACGCGCTCGCCCCTGCGCTCCGGGCCGGGCTCGGCCTCGCCGTGCAGCCGGACTTCATGATCTGGGACGATCTCCGCAGCGGCCGGCTGGAGCGGGTGCTGCCCGGCTGGGCGGCTCCGCCGATCGCGCTCCACCTCGTCACCCCGCCGGGCGATCCGCGGCCCGCCCGCGTCGCCGCGCTGATGGGCTTCCTCCAGCGCACCCTCGCCGCGGCGCCCTGGGCGCGGGAGTGA
- a CDS encoding ring-cleaving dioxygenase — MSENGIHHVTALSGPAGRNVDFYTRVLGLRLVKKTVNFDDPGTYHLYYGDAAGTPGTILTFFPIAHAAQGRVGIGETQETAFRVPRASMGWWTHRLVAAGVRHEALVQVFGEPVLRFRDPDGMMLALVGVAGAEAEKAFADEIPAEHAIRGFHGVTLLLAEAGPTAAILEGVFGFRETGREGSAIRLESGARIGGAVTLRAVGQFLPGRAGAGSVHHIAFRAADDAAQAAMAERIAREHGLGVTEQRDRNYFRSVYFREPGGVLFEIATDAPGFAVDEPAESLGQALKLPAFLEPHRASIEAVLPEVA, encoded by the coding sequence ATGTCCGAGAACGGCATCCACCACGTCACAGCGCTCTCGGGCCCCGCCGGGCGCAACGTCGACTTCTACACCCGCGTGCTCGGCCTGCGGCTGGTGAAGAAGACCGTGAACTTCGACGATCCGGGCACCTACCATCTCTATTACGGCGACGCGGCCGGCACCCCGGGCACGATCCTCACCTTCTTCCCCATCGCCCACGCGGCGCAGGGCCGGGTCGGGATCGGCGAGACGCAGGAGACGGCCTTCCGGGTGCCGCGCGCCTCGATGGGCTGGTGGACGCACCGCCTCGTTGCGGCGGGCGTGCGCCACGAGGCGCTGGTGCAGGTCTTCGGCGAGCCGGTGCTGCGCTTCCGCGACCCGGACGGGATGATGCTCGCTCTCGTCGGCGTCGCGGGCGCCGAGGCGGAGAAGGCCTTCGCCGACGAGATCCCGGCCGAGCACGCGATCCGGGGCTTCCACGGCGTCACGCTGCTGCTCGCCGAGGCCGGACCGACCGCCGCGATCCTCGAAGGCGTGTTCGGCTTCCGCGAGACCGGCCGCGAGGGCTCGGCGATCCGGCTGGAGAGCGGCGCACGGATCGGCGGAGCTGTGACGCTCCGCGCGGTCGGCCAGTTCCTGCCCGGCCGGGCGGGCGCCGGCTCGGTCCACCACATCGCCTTCCGGGCGGCCGACGACGCCGCGCAGGCCGCGATGGCCGAGCGCATCGCCCGCGAGCACGGCCTCGGCGTGACCGAGCAGCGCGACCGCAACTACTTCCGCTCGGTCTACTTCCGCGAGCCCGGCGGCGTGCTGTTCGAGATCGCCACCGATGCGCCGGGCTTCGCGGTGGACGAGCCGGCCGAGAGCCTGGGGCAGGCCCTGAAGCTGCCCGCCTTCCTCGAGCCGCACCGCGCCTCGATCGAGGCGGTGCTGCCCGAGGTCGCCTGA
- a CDS encoding alpha/beta hydrolase, with amino-acid sequence MTTMTTTDLGLIHRFEPGARERTRERAPLLLLHGTGGDESDLLPLGRMVAPGAALLSPRGAVLENGMPRFFRRLAEGVFDEADLRRRAHDLADFVAAARTAYGIGAPVALGFSNGANIAAATMMLRPETFAGAVLLRSMLPFAQAETGTDLAGRPVLMLSGALDPIVPEASAAALADRLARAGAAVEHRRLPAGHGLSQADVTLAQAWLAQGPVRAAA; translated from the coding sequence ATGACCACGATGACCACGACGGATCTCGGGCTGATCCACCGCTTCGAGCCGGGCGCGCGCGAGCGCACGCGGGAGCGCGCCCCGCTCCTACTGCTGCACGGGACCGGCGGCGACGAGTCCGACCTGCTGCCCCTCGGCCGCATGGTGGCGCCCGGCGCCGCGCTGCTCTCACCGCGGGGCGCGGTGCTGGAGAACGGCATGCCGCGCTTCTTCCGCCGCCTCGCTGAGGGCGTGTTCGACGAGGCGGACCTGCGCCGCCGCGCCCACGACCTCGCCGACTTCGTGGCGGCCGCGCGGACGGCCTACGGGATCGGCGCGCCGGTCGCGCTCGGCTTCTCGAACGGGGCCAACATCGCCGCCGCCACGATGATGCTGCGGCCCGAGACCTTCGCGGGCGCGGTGCTGCTGCGGTCGATGCTGCCCTTCGCGCAAGCGGAGACCGGGACGGACCTGGCAGGCCGGCCGGTGCTGATGCTGTCCGGCGCCCTCGACCCAATTGTGCCGGAGGCGAGCGCGGCGGCGCTCGCCGACCGGCTCGCCCGGGCCGGCGCCGCGGTGGAGCACCGCCGCCTCCCGGCCGGCCACGGCCTATCCCAGGCGGACGTGACGCTGGCCCAAGCCTGGCTCGCTCAAGGCCCCGTCCGGGCGGCGGCCTAG
- a CDS encoding RNA polymerase sigma factor region1.1 domain-containing protein: MSAVIERRILDRLIALGRATGRISSDELRAHLPTATMTAEDIALVVLELEEAGVEVEFEGPLSATGRPAPVRPIAELPPLPAAAPAAKVSGTTAGAVRPTVPAAAPRSGPGPSGGRETVTRAVLAAGALTILVVVVVLLLVRR, encoded by the coding sequence ATGAGCGCGGTCATCGAGCGCCGGATTCTCGACCGCCTGATCGCCCTCGGGCGCGCGACCGGGCGAATCTCGTCGGACGAGCTGCGCGCCCACCTGCCCACCGCGACCATGACGGCCGAGGACATCGCCCTCGTGGTGCTGGAACTGGAGGAGGCCGGCGTCGAGGTGGAGTTCGAGGGGCCGCTCTCGGCCACCGGGCGCCCCGCGCCGGTGCGGCCCATCGCCGAGCTGCCGCCGCTTCCGGCGGCGGCACCCGCCGCAAAGGTCTCGGGCACGACCGCCGGTGCGGTCCGCCCGACCGTGCCCGCGGCGGCCCCGCGGTCCGGTCCCGGACCGTCCGGCGGCCGGGAGACGGTCACCCGCGCCGTGCTGGCGGCCGGCGCGCTCACGATCCTCGTGGTCGTGGTGGTGCTTCTGCTCGTCCGGCGCTGA